In one Notolabrus celidotus isolate fNotCel1 chromosome 1, fNotCel1.pri, whole genome shotgun sequence genomic region, the following are encoded:
- the LOC117815658 gene encoding bile acid-CoA:amino acid N-acyltransferase-like isoform X1 yields MGYITMFRAHVIETKIRQFVLMKMVPCVSAHRYMACLQQTLGGAKWMSSTRPAPRLTATPVRALIDEQISIKGSFLPPHCPVTVCARMHCEDGDLWESYAHFKTNADGTVNLTRDHSIGGTYLGCEPMGLFWSLQSAPGAREGLRLRKKNVEVPYVVLLSLLEGHVSPSVSQGTELAAVTAERSYMAPGVQRIEIRKNSVIGTLFLPPGPGPFPAMLDLWGMGGGLVEYRSAMFASKGYASLSLAYFGHKDLPGPQNRVNVGDSYFKAAFQLLQDHHKVCADKVGVIGLSFGVYVTLRIATRTGVKPSCLICINGPVGSSLSLPDGDGVTEDLEDNTLSWTYDDQGRVTFKVVSLPALLLPENKVKVEDIECPLMYIEGKDDQNSASKENADMIEETLKAAGKSHLFTRLSYPGAGHLIEPPYAPNARMSLWRVKPEKLFVQWGGHPAPHAAAQEDSWKKMLAFMENHLR; encoded by the exons GGATACATCACCATGTTCAGAGCACATGTGATTGAGACAAAAATACGGCAGTTTGTACTAATGAAGATGGTGCCATGTGTCAGCGCACACAGGTACATGGCATGTTTGCAGCAAACTCTGG GTGGAGCTAAGTGGATGAGCAGCACCAGACCAGCCCCGCGACTGACAGCCACGCCTGTTCGTGCCCTCATCGATGAACAGATCAGCATTAAAGGATCCTTCCTACCGCCGCACTGTCCCGTCACTGTGTGTGCTCGAATGCACTGTGAGGATGGTGACCTGTGGGAGTCATATGCCCATTTTAAGACAAATGCAGATGGCACTGTCAACT TGACCAGGGATCATTCAATTGGGGGTACTTATTTGGGCTGTGAGCCAATGGGACTTTTCTGGAGTCTGCAGTCAGCTCCTGGAGCAAGAGAAGGATTGAG GCTGAGGAAGAAAAATGTAGAGGTTCCATACGTGGTGCTTTTGTCCTTACTGGAGGGCCATGTTTCTCCCAGTGTGAGTCAGGGCACTGAGCTGGCTGCAGTAACTGCAGAGCGCTCATACATGGCACCAGGCGTACAGAGAATAGAGATTCGGAAGAACAGTGTCATAGGAACATTGTTTTTACCACCTG GCCCAGGCCCATTTCCCGCCATGCTGGACCTGTGGGGGATGGGTGGCGGGCTGGTGGAGTATCGCTCTGCCATGTTTGCATCCAAAGGCTATGCTAGCCTGTCCCTGGCCTACTTTGGGCACAAAGACTTGCCCGGCCCACAAAACCGAGTAAATGTTGGTGattcttatttcaag GCTGCATTCCAACTACTTCAAGACCATCATAAGGTCTGTGCTGACAAAGTTGGCGTCATTGGACTCTCCTTTGGAGTCTATGTCACTCTTCGAATTGCAACCCGAACTGGTGTCAAA CCATCTTGTTTGATTTGTATTAACGGCCCAGTAGGAAGCTCCCTCAGTCTTCCAGATGGAGATGGTGTAACTGAAGACTTAGAAGA TAACACATTGTCTTGGACGTATGATGATCAAGGCCGTGTGACTTTCAAAGTTGTCTCCTTGCCTGCCTTATTGTTACCTGAGAACAAAGTGAAG GTAGAAGATATTGAATGTCCGTTGATGTACATAGAGGGTAAAGATGACCAGAACTCTGCAAGCAAAGAGAACGCAGACATG ATTGAGGAGACCCTGAAAGCTGCGGGCAAGTCCCACCTGTTCACCCGCTTATCATACCCCGGTGCCGGTCACCTGATTGAGCCACCCTACGCACCAAATGCAAGAATGTCGCTGTGGAGGGTCAAACCAGAAAAAC TGTTTGTCCAATGGGGAGGTCACCCTGCACCCCATGCTGCTGCACAAGAGGATTCCTGGAAGAAGATGCTGGCTTTTATGGAAAATCATTTGAGATAG
- the LOC117815658 gene encoding bile acid-CoA:amino acid N-acyltransferase-like isoform X2: MGYITMFRAHVIETKIRQFVLMKMVPCVSAHRYMACLQQTLAKWMSSTRPAPRLTATPVRALIDEQISIKGSFLPPHCPVTVCARMHCEDGDLWESYAHFKTNADGTVNLTRDHSIGGTYLGCEPMGLFWSLQSAPGAREGLRLRKKNVEVPYVVLLSLLEGHVSPSVSQGTELAAVTAERSYMAPGVQRIEIRKNSVIGTLFLPPGPGPFPAMLDLWGMGGGLVEYRSAMFASKGYASLSLAYFGHKDLPGPQNRVNVGDSYFKAAFQLLQDHHKVCADKVGVIGLSFGVYVTLRIATRTGVKPSCLICINGPVGSSLSLPDGDGVTEDLEDNTLSWTYDDQGRVTFKVVSLPALLLPENKVKVEDIECPLMYIEGKDDQNSASKENADMIEETLKAAGKSHLFTRLSYPGAGHLIEPPYAPNARMSLWRVKPEKLFVQWGGHPAPHAAAQEDSWKKMLAFMENHLR, encoded by the exons GGATACATCACCATGTTCAGAGCACATGTGATTGAGACAAAAATACGGCAGTTTGTACTAATGAAGATGGTGCCATGTGTCAGCGCACACAGGTACATGGCATGTTTGCAGCAAACTCTGG CTAAGTGGATGAGCAGCACCAGACCAGCCCCGCGACTGACAGCCACGCCTGTTCGTGCCCTCATCGATGAACAGATCAGCATTAAAGGATCCTTCCTACCGCCGCACTGTCCCGTCACTGTGTGTGCTCGAATGCACTGTGAGGATGGTGACCTGTGGGAGTCATATGCCCATTTTAAGACAAATGCAGATGGCACTGTCAACT TGACCAGGGATCATTCAATTGGGGGTACTTATTTGGGCTGTGAGCCAATGGGACTTTTCTGGAGTCTGCAGTCAGCTCCTGGAGCAAGAGAAGGATTGAG GCTGAGGAAGAAAAATGTAGAGGTTCCATACGTGGTGCTTTTGTCCTTACTGGAGGGCCATGTTTCTCCCAGTGTGAGTCAGGGCACTGAGCTGGCTGCAGTAACTGCAGAGCGCTCATACATGGCACCAGGCGTACAGAGAATAGAGATTCGGAAGAACAGTGTCATAGGAACATTGTTTTTACCACCTG GCCCAGGCCCATTTCCCGCCATGCTGGACCTGTGGGGGATGGGTGGCGGGCTGGTGGAGTATCGCTCTGCCATGTTTGCATCCAAAGGCTATGCTAGCCTGTCCCTGGCCTACTTTGGGCACAAAGACTTGCCCGGCCCACAAAACCGAGTAAATGTTGGTGattcttatttcaag GCTGCATTCCAACTACTTCAAGACCATCATAAGGTCTGTGCTGACAAAGTTGGCGTCATTGGACTCTCCTTTGGAGTCTATGTCACTCTTCGAATTGCAACCCGAACTGGTGTCAAA CCATCTTGTTTGATTTGTATTAACGGCCCAGTAGGAAGCTCCCTCAGTCTTCCAGATGGAGATGGTGTAACTGAAGACTTAGAAGA TAACACATTGTCTTGGACGTATGATGATCAAGGCCGTGTGACTTTCAAAGTTGTCTCCTTGCCTGCCTTATTGTTACCTGAGAACAAAGTGAAG GTAGAAGATATTGAATGTCCGTTGATGTACATAGAGGGTAAAGATGACCAGAACTCTGCAAGCAAAGAGAACGCAGACATG ATTGAGGAGACCCTGAAAGCTGCGGGCAAGTCCCACCTGTTCACCCGCTTATCATACCCCGGTGCCGGTCACCTGATTGAGCCACCCTACGCACCAAATGCAAGAATGTCGCTGTGGAGGGTCAAACCAGAAAAAC TGTTTGTCCAATGGGGAGGTCACCCTGCACCCCATGCTGCTGCACAAGAGGATTCCTGGAAGAAGATGCTGGCTTTTATGGAAAATCATTTGAGATAG
- the LOC117815658 gene encoding bile acid-CoA:amino acid N-acyltransferase-like isoform X3, producing MFRAHVIETKIRQFVLMKMVPCVSAHRYMACLQQTLGGAKWMSSTRPAPRLTATPVRALIDEQISIKGSFLPPHCPVTVCARMHCEDGDLWESYAHFKTNADGTVNLTRDHSIGGTYLGCEPMGLFWSLQSAPGAREGLRLRKKNVEVPYVVLLSLLEGHVSPSVSQGTELAAVTAERSYMAPGVQRIEIRKNSVIGTLFLPPGPGPFPAMLDLWGMGGGLVEYRSAMFASKGYASLSLAYFGHKDLPGPQNRVNVGDSYFKAAFQLLQDHHKVCADKVGVIGLSFGVYVTLRIATRTGVKPSCLICINGPVGSSLSLPDGDGVTEDLEDNTLSWTYDDQGRVTFKVVSLPALLLPENKVKVEDIECPLMYIEGKDDQNSASKENADMIEETLKAAGKSHLFTRLSYPGAGHLIEPPYAPNARMSLWRVKPEKLFVQWGGHPAPHAAAQEDSWKKMLAFMENHLR from the exons ATGTTCAGAGCACATGTGATTGAGACAAAAATACGGCAGTTTGTACTAATGAAGATGGTGCCATGTGTCAGCGCACACAGGTACATGGCATGTTTGCAGCAAACTCTGG GTGGAGCTAAGTGGATGAGCAGCACCAGACCAGCCCCGCGACTGACAGCCACGCCTGTTCGTGCCCTCATCGATGAACAGATCAGCATTAAAGGATCCTTCCTACCGCCGCACTGTCCCGTCACTGTGTGTGCTCGAATGCACTGTGAGGATGGTGACCTGTGGGAGTCATATGCCCATTTTAAGACAAATGCAGATGGCACTGTCAACT TGACCAGGGATCATTCAATTGGGGGTACTTATTTGGGCTGTGAGCCAATGGGACTTTTCTGGAGTCTGCAGTCAGCTCCTGGAGCAAGAGAAGGATTGAG GCTGAGGAAGAAAAATGTAGAGGTTCCATACGTGGTGCTTTTGTCCTTACTGGAGGGCCATGTTTCTCCCAGTGTGAGTCAGGGCACTGAGCTGGCTGCAGTAACTGCAGAGCGCTCATACATGGCACCAGGCGTACAGAGAATAGAGATTCGGAAGAACAGTGTCATAGGAACATTGTTTTTACCACCTG GCCCAGGCCCATTTCCCGCCATGCTGGACCTGTGGGGGATGGGTGGCGGGCTGGTGGAGTATCGCTCTGCCATGTTTGCATCCAAAGGCTATGCTAGCCTGTCCCTGGCCTACTTTGGGCACAAAGACTTGCCCGGCCCACAAAACCGAGTAAATGTTGGTGattcttatttcaag GCTGCATTCCAACTACTTCAAGACCATCATAAGGTCTGTGCTGACAAAGTTGGCGTCATTGGACTCTCCTTTGGAGTCTATGTCACTCTTCGAATTGCAACCCGAACTGGTGTCAAA CCATCTTGTTTGATTTGTATTAACGGCCCAGTAGGAAGCTCCCTCAGTCTTCCAGATGGAGATGGTGTAACTGAAGACTTAGAAGA TAACACATTGTCTTGGACGTATGATGATCAAGGCCGTGTGACTTTCAAAGTTGTCTCCTTGCCTGCCTTATTGTTACCTGAGAACAAAGTGAAG GTAGAAGATATTGAATGTCCGTTGATGTACATAGAGGGTAAAGATGACCAGAACTCTGCAAGCAAAGAGAACGCAGACATG ATTGAGGAGACCCTGAAAGCTGCGGGCAAGTCCCACCTGTTCACCCGCTTATCATACCCCGGTGCCGGTCACCTGATTGAGCCACCCTACGCACCAAATGCAAGAATGTCGCTGTGGAGGGTCAAACCAGAAAAAC TGTTTGTCCAATGGGGAGGTCACCCTGCACCCCATGCTGCTGCACAAGAGGATTCCTGGAAGAAGATGCTGGCTTTTATGGAAAATCATTTGAGATAG
- the LOC117815658 gene encoding bile acid-CoA:amino acid N-acyltransferase-like isoform X4, whose amino-acid sequence MSSTRPAPRLTATPVRALIDEQISIKGSFLPPHCPVTVCARMHCEDGDLWESYAHFKTNADGTVNLTRDHSIGGTYLGCEPMGLFWSLQSAPGAREGLRLRKKNVEVPYVVLLSLLEGHVSPSVSQGTELAAVTAERSYMAPGVQRIEIRKNSVIGTLFLPPGPGPFPAMLDLWGMGGGLVEYRSAMFASKGYASLSLAYFGHKDLPGPQNRVNVGDSYFKAAFQLLQDHHKVCADKVGVIGLSFGVYVTLRIATRTGVKPSCLICINGPVGSSLSLPDGDGVTEDLEDNTLSWTYDDQGRVTFKVVSLPALLLPENKVKVEDIECPLMYIEGKDDQNSASKENADMIEETLKAAGKSHLFTRLSYPGAGHLIEPPYAPNARMSLWRVKPEKLFVQWGGHPAPHAAAQEDSWKKMLAFMENHLR is encoded by the exons ATGAGCAGCACCAGACCAGCCCCGCGACTGACAGCCACGCCTGTTCGTGCCCTCATCGATGAACAGATCAGCATTAAAGGATCCTTCCTACCGCCGCACTGTCCCGTCACTGTGTGTGCTCGAATGCACTGTGAGGATGGTGACCTGTGGGAGTCATATGCCCATTTTAAGACAAATGCAGATGGCACTGTCAACT TGACCAGGGATCATTCAATTGGGGGTACTTATTTGGGCTGTGAGCCAATGGGACTTTTCTGGAGTCTGCAGTCAGCTCCTGGAGCAAGAGAAGGATTGAG GCTGAGGAAGAAAAATGTAGAGGTTCCATACGTGGTGCTTTTGTCCTTACTGGAGGGCCATGTTTCTCCCAGTGTGAGTCAGGGCACTGAGCTGGCTGCAGTAACTGCAGAGCGCTCATACATGGCACCAGGCGTACAGAGAATAGAGATTCGGAAGAACAGTGTCATAGGAACATTGTTTTTACCACCTG GCCCAGGCCCATTTCCCGCCATGCTGGACCTGTGGGGGATGGGTGGCGGGCTGGTGGAGTATCGCTCTGCCATGTTTGCATCCAAAGGCTATGCTAGCCTGTCCCTGGCCTACTTTGGGCACAAAGACTTGCCCGGCCCACAAAACCGAGTAAATGTTGGTGattcttatttcaag GCTGCATTCCAACTACTTCAAGACCATCATAAGGTCTGTGCTGACAAAGTTGGCGTCATTGGACTCTCCTTTGGAGTCTATGTCACTCTTCGAATTGCAACCCGAACTGGTGTCAAA CCATCTTGTTTGATTTGTATTAACGGCCCAGTAGGAAGCTCCCTCAGTCTTCCAGATGGAGATGGTGTAACTGAAGACTTAGAAGA TAACACATTGTCTTGGACGTATGATGATCAAGGCCGTGTGACTTTCAAAGTTGTCTCCTTGCCTGCCTTATTGTTACCTGAGAACAAAGTGAAG GTAGAAGATATTGAATGTCCGTTGATGTACATAGAGGGTAAAGATGACCAGAACTCTGCAAGCAAAGAGAACGCAGACATG ATTGAGGAGACCCTGAAAGCTGCGGGCAAGTCCCACCTGTTCACCCGCTTATCATACCCCGGTGCCGGTCACCTGATTGAGCCACCCTACGCACCAAATGCAAGAATGTCGCTGTGGAGGGTCAAACCAGAAAAAC TGTTTGTCCAATGGGGAGGTCACCCTGCACCCCATGCTGCTGCACAAGAGGATTCCTGGAAGAAGATGCTGGCTTTTATGGAAAATCATTTGAGATAG
- the LOC117815684 gene encoding protein S100-B-like, producing MEVRKSSKSDMSDLESGMITIIRIFHKYSGHKCILKKAELKELINNEMTHFIMKIQEKETLDELFADLDQNGDLEIDFKEFITLIAMVTSACHDLLPKPRH from the exons ATGGAGGTTAGAAAG TCCTCAAAGAGCGACATGTCAGACCTGGAGAGTGGCATGATCACCATCATCCGAATTTTCCACAAATACTCGGGTCACAAGTGCATCCTGAAGAAAGCAGAGCTGAAGGAGCTCATCAACAATGAGATGACTCATTTCATAATG AAAATCCAAGAGAAAGAAACTCTGGACGAGCTCTTTGCAGACCTTGATCAGAACGGAGACCTGGAGATCGACTTCAAAGAGTTTATCACCCTCATAGCCATGGTGACCTCAGCGTGTCATGATCTTCTTCCCAAACCCAGACACTGA